One Mycolicibacterium parafortuitum DNA segment encodes these proteins:
- a CDS encoding patatin-like phospholipase family protein, with protein MRVALALGSGGARGYAHIGVLNELRERDHEVVGIAGSSMGALVGGLEAAGKLDEFTLWASSLTQRAVLRLLDPSITSAGVLRAGKILDAVRDILGDVTIEELPIPYTSVATDLVTGKSVWMQRGRVDDAIRASIAIPGLITPHVLDGRLLGDGGILDPLPMAPIAAAPADVTIAVSLAGEAPVTEQRVQDAHQPTTDWLSRMWRSSSSLFDNKTARSLLETPTGRAVLGRFVAADDEPLDEAVETTTGHELPKLGSFEVMNRVIDIAQAALARHILAAYPPDLLIEVPRTVCRSLDFHRAAEVIEIGQELASVALDTLERADSES; from the coding sequence ATGCGGGTCGCACTGGCGCTGGGCAGCGGCGGAGCACGCGGCTACGCCCACATCGGAGTCCTCAACGAGTTGCGCGAGCGCGACCACGAGGTGGTCGGGATCGCCGGCTCGTCGATGGGAGCGCTCGTCGGCGGGTTGGAGGCAGCCGGCAAGCTCGACGAATTCACGCTCTGGGCAAGCAGTTTGACCCAACGTGCGGTGCTACGGCTGCTCGATCCGTCGATCACCTCGGCCGGCGTGCTCAGGGCGGGCAAGATCCTCGACGCCGTCCGCGACATCCTGGGCGACGTCACCATCGAGGAGCTGCCGATCCCGTACACCTCGGTGGCGACCGACCTGGTCACGGGAAAGTCGGTGTGGATGCAGCGCGGCCGGGTCGACGATGCGATCAGGGCCTCGATCGCGATCCCCGGTCTGATCACCCCGCACGTGCTCGACGGGCGACTGCTCGGCGACGGGGGCATCCTGGATCCGCTGCCCATGGCCCCGATCGCCGCTGCACCCGCCGACGTCACGATCGCGGTCAGCCTCGCCGGTGAGGCCCCGGTGACCGAACAACGCGTGCAGGACGCGCACCAGCCCACGACCGACTGGCTCAGCCGGATGTGGCGCAGCAGTTCGTCGTTGTTCGACAACAAGACCGCGCGCTCACTGCTGGAGACCCCGACCGGGCGCGCGGTGCTGGGCCGGTTCGTCGCGGCCGACGACGAACCCCTCGACGAGGCGGTGGAGACCACCACCGGGCACGAGCTGCCGAAGTTGGGCAGTTTCGAGGTGATGAACCGTGTCATCGACATCGCCCAGGCCGCGCTGGCACGCCATATCCTCGCGGCCTATCCGCCGGACCTGCTCATCGAGGTTCCGCGCACGGTGTGCCGCAGTCTCGACTTCCACCGTGCCGCCGAGGTCATCGAGATCGGGCAGGAATTGGCCAGCGTCGCGCTGGACACGTTGGAGCGCGCGGACTCAGAGTCCTGA
- a CDS encoding ArsR/SmtB family transcription factor, translating into MDEVFRALADPSRRRLLDSLNARNGQSLRELCAGLDMARQSVSKHLKVLEEANLISIVWQGREKLHYLNAEPINAIADRWINHYDRLRAQTLADLKTALERKSMAHNTDFVYTTYIRTTPELLWQAVTDPAFSERYMGHGLVTDWKVGSTFQWRDGELNIAGPEQVVLECDPYRRLAFTFHTFTKELTAVGLSEEVIERAAAEPRSTVAFDIEPVDDGRVKLTVTHTGFPEESIVRQLVSGGWPSKLSDLKSHLEKQPAALSS; encoded by the coding sequence ATGGACGAGGTGTTCCGCGCGCTCGCCGACCCGAGTCGGCGGCGTCTTCTCGACAGCTTGAACGCCCGCAACGGGCAGAGCCTGAGAGAACTGTGCGCCGGGCTGGACATGGCCCGGCAATCGGTGAGCAAGCACCTGAAGGTGCTCGAGGAGGCCAACCTCATCAGCATCGTGTGGCAGGGCCGGGAGAAACTGCACTACTTGAACGCCGAACCCATCAACGCCATCGCCGACCGCTGGATCAACCACTACGACCGACTGCGGGCGCAGACGCTCGCGGACCTGAAAACAGCATTGGAGCGAAAGTCCATGGCGCACAACACCGATTTCGTCTACACCACCTACATCAGGACCACCCCCGAACTCCTCTGGCAGGCCGTCACCGACCCGGCGTTCTCGGAGCGCTACATGGGCCACGGCCTGGTGACCGATTGGAAGGTGGGCTCGACGTTCCAATGGCGCGACGGCGAGTTGAACATCGCCGGACCCGAGCAGGTCGTGCTCGAATGCGACCCCTACCGCAGGCTGGCGTTCACCTTCCACACCTTCACCAAGGAGCTGACCGCGGTCGGGCTGTCCGAAGAGGTCATCGAACGGGCCGCGGCCGAACCGCGGTCGACAGTCGCATTCGACATCGAACCGGTCGACGACGGCCGGGTGAAGCTCACCGTGACCCACACCGGGTTCCCGGAGGAAAGCATTGTGCGCCAGCTGGTCTCAGGCGGCTGGCCGTCGAAGCTGTCGGACCTCAAGAGCCATCTGGAGAAGCAGCCCGCAGCACTGAGCAGCTAG
- the lpqV gene encoding lipoprotein LpqV has protein sequence MQRSLLARAAGTVVALAATAACATPTDTPAPTSSPVSQSPPAGQATAPGVSPGGVTTAVDAPAESTEDDYFQACLAAKTWMDQQGGDPRSQIEPYLKTLQTQPTAGPATFGTPWPDLSPGRQAAVIVAVEAAADALCG, from the coding sequence ATGCAACGGTCCCTCCTGGCCCGGGCCGCGGGCACTGTCGTCGCACTGGCCGCGACCGCGGCGTGCGCGACACCGACCGACACTCCCGCACCCACGTCGAGCCCCGTTTCGCAGTCCCCACCGGCCGGGCAGGCGACGGCGCCGGGGGTGTCCCCGGGCGGGGTGACCACCGCGGTCGACGCGCCAGCGGAGTCGACCGAGGACGACTACTTCCAGGCCTGCCTGGCCGCGAAGACCTGGATGGACCAGCAGGGCGGTGATCCGCGGTCGCAGATCGAGCCCTATCTCAAGACGTTGCAGACGCAGCCGACGGCCGGGCCCGCGACGTTCGGCACACCGTGGCCCGATCTGTCACCCGGCCGGCAGGCCGCGGTCATCGTCGCCGTGGAGGCAGCCGCCGACGCGCTGTGCGGCTAG
- a CDS encoding cysteine dioxygenase: MSLAPTRLRPADLLHVTDRFADDVLGGDFDHLLPAGGPPTSERWFTRLHGTDELDVWLISWVPDRATELHDHGGSLGALTVVSGALRETRWDGEALRNRTLVAGDQAAFPLGWVHDVVWARESVTAGGIATSVSPVPTPTLSVHAYSPPLTVMSYYEVTDRNTLRRKRTELTDKPEHD, encoded by the coding sequence ATGAGCCTGGCTCCCACCCGTCTGCGTCCTGCCGACCTTCTGCACGTCACCGACCGCTTCGCCGACGACGTCCTCGGCGGAGACTTCGACCATCTGCTGCCCGCCGGCGGCCCGCCCACCAGCGAACGGTGGTTCACCCGCCTGCACGGCACCGACGAGCTCGACGTCTGGCTGATCAGCTGGGTGCCGGACCGCGCGACCGAACTGCACGACCACGGCGGCTCGCTCGGTGCGCTGACCGTCGTCTCCGGCGCGCTGCGCGAAACCCGTTGGGATGGTGAGGCGCTGCGCAACCGCACGCTGGTCGCCGGTGACCAGGCGGCATTCCCCCTCGGCTGGGTGCACGACGTGGTCTGGGCCCGCGAGAGCGTGACCGCGGGCGGGATCGCGACTTCGGTAAGCCCCGTGCCCACCCCCACTCTCAGCGTGCACGCGTATTCTCCGCCGCTCACGGTGATGTCCTACTACGAGGTGACCGACCGCAATACGTTGCGCCGCAAGCGCACCGAGCTCACCGACAAGCCGGAGCACGACTGA
- a CDS encoding rhodanese-like domain-containing protein has protein sequence MPSRIDKVLDDARAKLTRLSADEVPAALDRGAVLVDIRPAAQRAAEGEIGAALVIERNVLEWRCDPTSDARIPQAVDDDVEWVILCSEGYTSSLAAASLKDLGLRRATDVIGGYHALKEVLD, from the coding sequence ATGCCCAGCCGTATCGACAAGGTCCTCGACGACGCACGGGCCAAGCTGACCCGGTTGTCCGCCGATGAGGTGCCCGCTGCGCTCGACCGGGGTGCCGTGCTCGTCGACATCAGGCCCGCGGCACAGCGGGCCGCCGAAGGCGAGATCGGCGCCGCGCTGGTCATCGAACGCAACGTCCTGGAGTGGCGGTGCGATCCGACCAGCGACGCCCGCATCCCGCAGGCCGTCGACGACGACGTCGAGTGGGTCATCCTGTGCTCGGAGGGCTACACCTCAAGCCTGGCCGCGGCGTCGCTCAAAGACCTCGGCCTGCGCCGCGCCACCGATGTGATCGGTGGCTATCACGCTCTCAAAGAGGTTCTGGACTAG
- a CDS encoding alpha/beta hydrolase yields MTETASTAEHDPAPTETAPETGATPQTRAQVRRSWWVRHYTFTGTAVGLVFLFLSLTPSLLPRGPLFQGLVSGGAGAAGYALGVFSVWLVRYMRSKDTSPPAPRWAWTVLVAAGLVGLVVMIFRFHSWQDDVRDLMGVPRLGFWDYPLAAAISVVALFVLVEIGQLVGRLVRFLVRQVDRVAPPRIAAVIVVALLLALTVALLNGVVVRFAMSTINKTFAAVNDETDPDNPAPTSPLRSGGPESLVSWESLGHQGRVFISGGPTVEELTEFNGTPAVEPIRAYAGLHSADGIKETAELAAQELLRTGGLDRAVVAVATTTGTGWINEAEASALEYMYNGDTAVVSMQYSFLPSWLSFLVDKENARQAGQALFEAVDALVREMPEAERPKLVVFGESLGSFGGEAPFLALNNLIARTDGALFSGPTFNNTIWEDLTRNRDPHSPEWLPVYDRGENVRFVADPKDLGRPTDPWGQPRVVYLQHASDPIAWWNTELLFAKPDWLREARGSDVSPDMEWIPVVTFLQVSADMAVAVDVPDGHGHVYVRNVANAWAAILQPPGWTPEKTERLRGLLRSDENS; encoded by the coding sequence GTGACCGAGACCGCGTCCACCGCTGAGCACGACCCTGCGCCGACTGAGACGGCCCCCGAGACCGGGGCCACCCCGCAGACACGCGCGCAGGTCCGGCGCAGCTGGTGGGTCCGGCACTACACCTTCACCGGCACCGCGGTCGGTCTGGTTTTCCTGTTCCTGTCGCTGACACCGTCGCTGCTGCCGCGCGGGCCGCTGTTCCAGGGCCTGGTCAGCGGCGGCGCCGGCGCTGCCGGGTACGCCCTCGGGGTGTTCTCGGTGTGGCTGGTGCGGTACATGCGGTCCAAGGACACCAGTCCGCCAGCACCGCGCTGGGCGTGGACGGTGCTGGTCGCGGCGGGCCTGGTCGGCCTGGTGGTGATGATCTTCCGGTTCCACAGCTGGCAGGACGACGTCCGCGACCTGATGGGGGTGCCGCGGCTCGGGTTCTGGGATTACCCGCTGGCCGCGGCGATCTCGGTGGTGGCGCTGTTCGTGCTGGTCGAGATCGGCCAGCTGGTCGGGCGTCTGGTGCGCTTCCTGGTGCGGCAGGTCGACCGGGTGGCGCCGCCGAGGATCGCCGCCGTCATCGTGGTGGCACTGCTGCTCGCGCTGACCGTCGCACTGCTCAACGGTGTCGTGGTGCGGTTCGCGATGAGCACGATCAACAAGACCTTCGCGGCGGTCAACGACGAGACCGATCCCGACAATCCGGCACCGACGTCGCCGTTGCGTTCTGGCGGACCCGAATCGCTGGTCAGCTGGGAATCGTTGGGACATCAGGGCCGGGTGTTCATCTCCGGCGGCCCGACCGTCGAGGAGCTCACCGAGTTCAACGGCACCCCGGCCGTCGAACCGATCCGCGCCTACGCCGGGCTGCATTCCGCCGACGGCATCAAGGAGACCGCAGAGCTCGCCGCGCAGGAACTCCTGCGCACCGGCGGCCTGGACCGGGCCGTCGTCGCGGTCGCGACCACGACCGGCACCGGCTGGATCAACGAGGCCGAGGCGTCCGCGCTGGAGTACATGTACAACGGCGACACCGCGGTCGTGTCGATGCAGTACTCGTTCCTGCCCAGCTGGTTGTCGTTCCTCGTGGACAAGGAGAACGCCCGGCAGGCGGGTCAGGCGCTGTTCGAGGCGGTCGACGCGCTGGTGCGGGAGATGCCCGAGGCCGAGCGGCCGAAACTGGTCGTGTTCGGCGAGAGCCTCGGCAGCTTCGGCGGTGAGGCGCCGTTCCTCGCGCTGAACAACCTGATCGCGCGTACCGACGGCGCGCTGTTCAGCGGTCCGACGTTCAACAACACGATCTGGGAGGACCTGACCCGCAACCGCGATCCCCATTCACCGGAGTGGTTGCCGGTCTACGACCGCGGCGAGAACGTCCGATTCGTCGCGGACCCCAAAGACCTTGGGCGCCCGACTGATCCGTGGGGGCAGCCCAGGGTGGTGTATCTGCAGCACGCATCGGACCCGATCGCGTGGTGGAACACCGAACTGCTGTTCGCCAAACCGGACTGGCTGCGCGAGGCGCGGGGCTCGGATGTGTCGCCCGACATGGAGTGGATCCCGGTCGTCACGTTCCTGCAGGTGTCGGCGGACATGGCGGTGGCCGTCGACGTGCCCGACGGACACGGCCACGTCTACGTCCGCAACGTCGCGAACGCCTGGGCGGCGATCCTGCAGCCGCCGGGCTGGACCCCGGAGAAGACCGAGAGACTGCGCGGACTGCTGCGCAGCGACGAGAACTCCTAG
- a CDS encoding enoyl-CoA hydratase produces the protein MTFETILVERDDRVATITLNRPKALNALNTQVMNEVTTAAAELDADPGVGAIIVTGNEKAFAAGADIKEMASLSFADVFSSDFFAAWGKFAATRTPTIAAVAGYALGGGCELAMMCDILIAADSAKFGQPEIKLGVLPGMGGSQRLTRAIGKAKAMDLILTGRNMDAEEAERAGLVSRVVPADSLLEEARSVAQTIAGMSLSASRMAKEAVDRAFETTLTEGLLYERRLFHSAFATDDQTEGMTAFAEKRSPNFTHR, from the coding sequence ATGACTTTCGAGACCATCCTGGTCGAGCGCGACGATCGCGTGGCCACCATCACGCTGAACCGCCCGAAGGCGCTCAACGCGCTCAACACCCAGGTGATGAACGAAGTCACCACTGCCGCAGCCGAACTCGACGCGGATCCGGGTGTCGGCGCGATCATCGTGACCGGCAACGAGAAGGCGTTCGCCGCGGGCGCCGACATCAAGGAGATGGCGAGCCTGTCGTTCGCCGACGTCTTCTCCTCGGACTTCTTCGCCGCGTGGGGCAAGTTCGCCGCGACCCGCACCCCGACGATCGCCGCGGTCGCCGGCTACGCGCTCGGCGGCGGCTGCGAACTCGCGATGATGTGCGACATCCTGATCGCCGCGGACAGCGCGAAGTTCGGCCAGCCCGAGATCAAGCTCGGCGTGCTCCCGGGTATGGGCGGCTCCCAGCGGCTCACCCGCGCGATCGGCAAGGCCAAGGCGATGGATCTGATCCTGACCGGCCGCAACATGGACGCCGAGGAGGCCGAGCGGGCGGGCCTGGTGTCTCGCGTCGTGCCCGCCGACTCGCTGCTCGAGGAGGCCAGGTCGGTCGCGCAGACGATCGCGGGCATGTCGCTGTCGGCGTCGCGGATGGCCAAGGAGGCCGTCGACCGCGCGTTCGAGACGACGCTGACGGAGGGCCTGCTCTACGAGCGCCGGCTGTTCCACTCCGCGTTCGCCACCGACGACCAGACCGAGGGCATGACCGCGTTCGCCGAGAAGCGGTCGCCGAACTTCACGCATCGCTAA
- a CDS encoding enoyl-CoA hydratase/isomerase family protein, translating to MVENEDVLVTVSGGVGRIVLNRPKAINSLTHPMVTVIAKALKAWETDDAVTAVLVTGAGERGLCAGGDVVAIYHDAKAGGAASREFWHDEYLLNSYIGRYPKPYVAIMNGITMGGGVGISAHGSVRVVTETTKMAMPEVGIGFIPDVGGTYILARTPGLLGVHAALTGAPFSGADAIVMGFADHFVPQDQVEAFIAAVEADGVDAAVAAYAQQPPPSPLEAQREWIDQCYAGDTVADIVAALRSHGAEEARAAADLIASRSPVAASVALEGLRRATKLATLEDVLRQEFRTSVASLRTHDLVEGIRALLIDKDKNPQWSPATLQEVTAEDIEAYFVSADPDIEFEEQS from the coding sequence GTGGTCGAAAACGAGGACGTCCTAGTAACCGTCAGTGGCGGCGTCGGCAGGATCGTGCTGAACCGTCCGAAGGCGATCAATTCGCTGACTCATCCGATGGTCACCGTGATCGCGAAGGCGCTCAAGGCCTGGGAGACCGATGACGCCGTCACCGCGGTCCTGGTCACCGGCGCCGGCGAGCGCGGACTCTGCGCCGGCGGTGACGTCGTCGCGATCTACCACGACGCCAAGGCCGGCGGGGCCGCGTCGCGCGAGTTCTGGCACGACGAGTACCTGCTGAACTCCTACATCGGGCGCTACCCGAAGCCCTACGTCGCGATCATGAACGGCATCACGATGGGCGGCGGGGTCGGGATCAGCGCGCACGGCAGCGTGCGGGTGGTCACCGAGACCACCAAGATGGCGATGCCCGAAGTCGGTATCGGCTTCATCCCCGACGTGGGCGGCACCTACATCCTGGCGCGCACCCCGGGACTGCTGGGGGTGCACGCGGCGCTGACCGGCGCCCCGTTCTCCGGCGCGGACGCGATCGTGATGGGCTTCGCCGATCACTTCGTCCCCCAGGACCAGGTGGAGGCGTTCATCGCCGCAGTCGAGGCCGACGGGGTCGACGCCGCGGTCGCCGCGTACGCGCAGCAGCCGCCGCCGAGCCCGCTGGAGGCGCAGCGGGAGTGGATCGACCAGTGCTACGCCGGCGACACCGTCGCCGACATCGTCGCCGCGCTGCGCTCACACGGCGCCGAGGAGGCCCGCGCAGCCGCCGACCTGATCGCGTCGCGCTCCCCCGTCGCCGCGTCGGTCGCGCTGGAAGGCCTCCGCCGGGCCACGAAGCTCGCCACACTGGAAGACGTGCTGCGCCAGGAGTTCCGGACCTCGGTCGCGTCCCTGCGCACACACGATCTGGTCGAGGGCATCCGGGCGTTGCTCATCGACAAGGACAAGAACCCGCAGTGGTCGCCGGCGACGCTGCAGGAGGTGACCGCCGAGGACATCGAGGCGTACTTCGTCTCCGCCGATCCCGACATCGAATTCGAGGAGCAGTCATGA
- a CDS encoding Bax inhibitor-1/YccA family protein has product MRESSNPVFRSLPKQQQGGYAQFGTGAAAGYGAQTVHADPYTAQQYPDQQQRGVSRALTIDDVVMKTGMTLAVLTAVAVVSYFLVSQNLGLAMPFTLVGALGGLALVLVATFGRKQDNPAIVLSYAALEGLFLGAVSFVIANIASVGGVGMIAQAIVGTLGVFFGMLVVYKTGAIRVTPKFTRMIVAGLFGVVALMLLNLVLALFGVGGGAGLGLRDGGMLAIGFSLLCIGLAAFSFLIDFDAADQMVRAGAPEKAAWGIALGLTVTLVWLYLEILRLLSYFNND; this is encoded by the coding sequence GTGCGCGAAAGCAGCAACCCGGTATTCCGCTCACTGCCCAAACAGCAGCAGGGCGGCTACGCGCAATTCGGTACCGGAGCCGCCGCCGGCTACGGTGCGCAGACGGTCCACGCCGATCCGTACACGGCGCAGCAGTACCCCGATCAGCAGCAGCGAGGTGTCTCCCGCGCGCTGACGATCGACGACGTCGTGATGAAGACCGGCATGACGCTCGCCGTGCTGACCGCGGTCGCGGTCGTCTCGTACTTCCTCGTCAGCCAGAACCTCGGCCTGGCCATGCCGTTCACCCTCGTGGGTGCGCTCGGCGGCCTGGCGCTGGTGCTGGTCGCGACCTTCGGCCGCAAGCAGGACAACCCGGCGATCGTGCTGAGCTACGCCGCACTGGAGGGCCTGTTCCTCGGTGCGGTTTCGTTCGTGATCGCCAACATCGCCTCCGTCGGCGGCGTCGGCATGATCGCGCAGGCGATCGTCGGCACCCTCGGCGTGTTCTTCGGCATGCTCGTGGTCTACAAGACCGGCGCCATCCGCGTCACCCCGAAGTTCACCCGCATGATCGTCGCCGGCCTGTTCGGTGTCGTCGCGCTGATGCTGCTCAACCTGGTGCTGGCGCTGTTCGGTGTCGGTGGCGGCGCGGGCCTGGGCCTGCGTGACGGCGGCATGCTCGCCATCGGCTTCTCGCTGCTGTGCATCGGCCTGGCCGCGTTCAGCTTCCTGATCGACTTCGACGCCGCCGACCAGATGGTCCGCGCCGGCGCTCCGGAGAAGGCCGCATGGGGCATCGCGCTCGGCCTGACCGTCACCCTGGTCTGGCTGTACCTCGAGATCCTGCGTCTGCTGAGCTACTTCAACAACGACTAG
- the purT gene encoding formate-dependent phosphoribosylglycinamide formyltransferase, giving the protein MTTIGTPLSPRATKVMLLGSGELGREVLIALQRLGVETIAVDRYDNAPGQQVAHHSRTITMSDPDQLRALIEAERPDLVVPEIEAIATPALEALEAEGVTTVIPTARAARLTMDREGIRRLAAETLGLPTSPYRFCDSLAELEAAIEIVGIGYPCVVKPVMSSSGKGQSKIDGPDDVAPAWEYAMSGSRVSNTRIIVEGFVDFDYEITLLTVRARGASGEVETQFCEPIGHRQVSGDYVESWQPHPMPPTALERAREIARAVTENLGGQGIFGVELFVKGDDVWFSEVSPRPHDTGMVTMVTQWQNEFELHARAILGLPVDTTLKSPGASAVIYGGVDAEGVVFDGVDKALLVPHTDIRLFGKPESFVRRRMGVALAHADDVDTARRNAAEAASRVTPRAV; this is encoded by the coding sequence ATGACCACCATCGGAACGCCGCTGTCACCGCGCGCCACGAAAGTCATGCTGCTCGGCTCGGGTGAGCTGGGCCGCGAAGTGCTGATCGCGCTGCAGCGCCTCGGCGTCGAGACCATCGCCGTCGACCGCTACGACAACGCACCCGGCCAGCAGGTCGCGCACCACTCGCGGACCATCACGATGTCGGACCCCGATCAGCTGCGCGCGCTGATCGAGGCCGAGCGGCCCGACCTGGTGGTGCCCGAGATCGAGGCGATCGCGACACCGGCCTTGGAGGCACTCGAGGCCGAGGGCGTGACGACTGTGATCCCGACCGCTCGGGCGGCGCGGCTGACCATGGACCGCGAGGGCATCCGGCGCCTCGCCGCCGAAACCCTCGGCCTGCCGACCAGCCCGTACCGGTTCTGCGACTCGCTGGCCGAGCTGGAGGCGGCCATCGAGATCGTCGGCATCGGATATCCGTGCGTGGTCAAACCGGTGATGAGCAGTTCCGGCAAGGGGCAGTCCAAGATCGACGGTCCCGACGACGTGGCGCCGGCCTGGGAGTACGCGATGTCGGGCAGCCGGGTCTCCAACACCCGGATCATCGTCGAAGGCTTCGTCGACTTCGACTACGAGATCACGCTGCTGACGGTGCGCGCTCGCGGCGCCTCGGGTGAGGTCGAGACGCAGTTCTGCGAACCGATAGGGCACCGTCAGGTCAGCGGCGACTACGTCGAGAGCTGGCAGCCGCATCCGATGCCGCCGACCGCGCTCGAACGCGCGCGGGAGATCGCGCGGGCGGTGACCGAGAACCTCGGCGGACAGGGCATCTTCGGCGTCGAACTGTTCGTCAAGGGCGACGACGTGTGGTTCAGCGAGGTCAGCCCGCGCCCGCATGACACCGGCATGGTCACGATGGTCACGCAGTGGCAGAACGAGTTCGAGCTGCACGCCCGCGCCATCCTCGGGCTGCCGGTGGACACCACGCTGAAGTCCCCCGGCGCGTCCGCGGTGATCTACGGCGGCGTCGACGCCGAGGGCGTGGTGTTCGACGGCGTGGACAAGGCACTGCTGGTGCCGCACACCGATATCCGGCTGTTCGGCAAGCCGGAGAGCTTCGTCAGGCGCCGCATGGGCGTGGCACTCGCCCACGCCGACGACGTCGACACCGCCCGCCGCAACGCCGCCGAAGCCGCGAGCCGGGTCACGCCGCGGGCGGTCTAG
- a CDS encoding acetyl-CoA C-acetyltransferase, whose protein sequence is MPEAVIVATARSPIGRANKGSLVSMRPDDLAAQMVRAALDKVPSLDPRDIDDLMMGCAQPAGEAGYNIARAVAVELGYDFLPGTTVNRYCSSSLQTTRMAFHAIKAGEGHAFISAGVETVSRFGKGAADGAPDSKNPIFAEAQERTAKQAEEESTWHDPREDGLLPDVYIAMGQTAENVATFTGISREDQDHWGVRSQNRAEEAINSGFFEREIVPVTLPDGTVVSKDDGPRAGTSYDKISQLKPVFRPNGTITAGNACPLNDGAAAVVIMSDTKAKELGLTPLARIVSTGVSGLSPEIMGLGPIEAVKKALANAKMSISDIDLYEINEAFAVQVLGSARELGMDEDKLNVSGGAIALGHPFGMTGARITATLLNNLATYDKTFGIETMCVGGGQGMAMVVERLS, encoded by the coding sequence ATGCCCGAAGCCGTCATCGTCGCCACCGCACGCTCGCCGATCGGCCGGGCCAACAAGGGCTCCCTGGTCTCCATGCGCCCCGACGACCTCGCCGCCCAGATGGTGCGCGCGGCGTTGGACAAGGTGCCCTCGCTGGACCCGCGCGACATCGACGATCTGATGATGGGTTGTGCGCAGCCGGCCGGTGAGGCCGGCTACAACATCGCCCGCGCCGTCGCCGTCGAACTCGGCTACGACTTCCTGCCCGGCACCACGGTGAACCGGTACTGCTCGTCGTCGCTGCAGACCACCCGGATGGCGTTCCACGCGATCAAGGCCGGCGAGGGCCACGCGTTCATCTCCGCCGGGGTCGAGACCGTGTCGCGGTTCGGCAAGGGTGCCGCTGACGGCGCGCCGGACTCGAAGAACCCGATCTTCGCCGAGGCGCAGGAGCGCACGGCCAAGCAGGCCGAAGAGGAAAGCACCTGGCACGATCCCCGCGAGGACGGCCTGCTGCCCGATGTCTACATCGCCATGGGGCAGACCGCCGAGAACGTCGCCACCTTCACCGGCATCAGCCGCGAGGACCAGGACCACTGGGGTGTGCGCTCGCAGAACCGGGCCGAGGAGGCCATCAACAGCGGGTTCTTCGAGCGCGAGATCGTGCCTGTGACGCTGCCCGACGGCACCGTCGTGTCCAAGGACGACGGTCCGCGCGCCGGCACCAGCTACGACAAGATCAGCCAGCTCAAGCCGGTGTTCCGGCCCAACGGGACGATCACCGCGGGCAACGCGTGCCCGCTCAACGACGGCGCCGCCGCGGTCGTGATCATGAGCGACACCAAGGCCAAGGAACTGGGCCTGACCCCGCTCGCGCGCATCGTGTCGACGGGGGTGTCGGGGCTGTCCCCGGAGATCATGGGCCTCGGCCCGATCGAGGCCGTCAAGAAGGCGCTGGCCAACGCGAAGATGAGCATCTCCGACATCGACCTGTACGAGATCAACGAGGCGTTCGCGGTGCAGGTGCTCGGCTCGGCGCGCGAGCTCGGCATGGACGAGGACAAGCTGAACGTCTCCGGCGGTGCCATCGCGCTGGGCCACCCGTTCGGCATGACCGGCGCCCGCATCACCGCGACGCTGCTCAACAACCTCGCCACCTACGACAAGACGTTCGGCATCGAGACGATGTGCGTCGGCGGCGGTCAGGGCATGGCCATGGTGGTCGAGCGACTCTCCTGA